One window of the Oscillatoria salina IIICB1 genome contains the following:
- a CDS encoding cation-transporting P-type ATPase — translation MPVQQQSRSFYQLSAQDVLADFDSDGETGLTAEAVARRYETYGWNELQFKPGKPAWLRFLLQFHQPLLYILLVAGGVKAFLGSWTNAAVIWGVTVINAVIGYVQEAKAEGAIASLAKAVTTETTVLREGQTLRIPSRDLVPGDVVLLTSGDKVPADLRLLKVRNLQVDESALTGESVPVEKSVQPLPPDTPLAERINMAYAGSFVTFGQGRGIVVATANATEVGQISKSMESRVSLTTPLTRKFAKFSRTLLYVILALATLTFVIGLAQGESWLYMFEAAVALAVSAIPEGLPAVVTITLAIGVNRMARRHAIIRKLPAVEALGSATVVCSDKTGTLTENQMTVQAIYAGGQEYSVSGSGYSPKGELSLIGGDSSETPLEDELPPALEACLVSGLLCNDSQLKRLEEGWSVVGDPTEGALITAATKVGLSQSGLSASKARLDSIPFESQYQYMATLHDNEVSRIIYVKGSVEALLSRCSQMMNQEGQPTALDSAEIKQMVEKMAAQGLRVLAFAQKEVSHHQHTVDHDDLETGLVFLGLQGMIDPPRPEAIAAVHTCQSAGIKVKMITGDHIATARAIAQRMGIQTAGQVLAFEGQQLAQMDDRQIAQAVEDGSVFARVAPAQKLQLVEALQSKGEIVAMTGDGVNDAPALKQADIGIAMGKGGTEVARESADMLLTDDNFASIESAVEEGRTVYQNLRKAIAFLLPVNGGESMTILISAFLARDLPILAIQVLWLNMINSLTMTVPLAFEPKSPGTMQQPPRRPNEPLLTPKLLRRILAVSVFNWILIFGIFEWAKANTGDVTVARTMAIQALVAARIIYLLSISQLGISLINYLSRKSRTITNAPILLGGIAAAVVLQVVFSQWGLMNVLFETAPLTWNQWLICLFPMLPMIPMAILVNQIDSPFPRLSQRK, via the coding sequence ATGCCAGTGCAGCAACAGTCGCGTTCATTTTATCAACTTTCGGCTCAAGACGTTTTAGCTGATTTCGATAGCGATGGAGAGACTGGTTTAACCGCAGAAGCTGTTGCCCGTCGTTATGAAACCTATGGCTGGAATGAACTACAATTTAAGCCGGGGAAACCCGCTTGGCTCAGATTTCTCTTACAATTTCATCAGCCACTCCTGTATATTCTCTTAGTTGCCGGGGGAGTTAAAGCATTCCTAGGATCGTGGACGAATGCAGCAGTGATCTGGGGGGTGACGGTAATCAATGCCGTGATTGGCTATGTGCAGGAAGCCAAAGCCGAAGGCGCGATCGCATCCCTTGCTAAAGCTGTCACCACCGAAACGACGGTACTACGAGAGGGACAAACCCTAAGAATTCCTTCACGGGATTTAGTACCGGGGGATGTGGTGTTACTAACATCAGGCGATAAAGTTCCCGCCGATCTGAGATTGCTGAAGGTGCGTAACTTACAGGTAGATGAGTCAGCACTAACGGGAGAATCTGTTCCCGTCGAGAAATCAGTCCAACCCCTACCTCCAGATACTCCCCTAGCCGAACGCATCAATATGGCTTACGCGGGAAGTTTCGTTACTTTTGGACAGGGGAGAGGGATTGTGGTTGCTACTGCCAATGCCACAGAAGTAGGGCAAATTTCTAAATCAATGGAAAGCCGAGTTAGCCTCACTACGCCCTTAACTCGTAAGTTCGCTAAATTTAGTCGTACCCTACTGTATGTCATTTTAGCCCTAGCAACCCTAACCTTTGTCATTGGCTTGGCACAAGGAGAATCTTGGCTTTATATGTTTGAGGCGGCGGTGGCTTTAGCTGTGAGTGCCATTCCCGAAGGACTCCCCGCAGTAGTTACGATTACCTTAGCCATTGGGGTTAACCGCATGGCACGTCGTCACGCTATTATTCGTAAACTTCCCGCAGTGGAGGCATTGGGTAGTGCTACGGTGGTTTGTTCGGACAAAACTGGCACTTTGACGGAAAACCAAATGACTGTCCAAGCTATTTATGCTGGGGGACAAGAATATAGCGTTAGTGGAAGTGGTTACAGTCCGAAAGGAGAACTGAGTTTAATCGGGGGTGACTCCTCGGAAACGCCCTTGGAGGATGAATTACCCCCCGCCTTAGAAGCTTGTCTGGTGTCAGGGTTACTTTGCAATGACTCCCAATTAAAACGACTAGAGGAAGGATGGTCAGTGGTGGGAGACCCAACGGAAGGGGCGTTGATTACTGCTGCGACTAAAGTGGGTCTAAGTCAATCAGGACTATCTGCTTCAAAAGCCCGCTTAGATTCCATTCCCTTTGAATCTCAGTATCAGTATATGGCAACCTTACATGATAATGAGGTGTCTCGCATTATTTATGTGAAGGGATCTGTAGAGGCACTATTAAGTCGTTGTTCCCAGATGATGAATCAGGAAGGTCAACCTACTGCCCTTGACTCAGCCGAGATTAAGCAGATGGTTGAAAAGATGGCAGCTCAAGGATTACGGGTACTCGCCTTTGCCCAAAAAGAAGTCTCTCACCATCAGCATACCGTTGACCACGATGACTTGGAAACGGGTTTAGTGTTTCTGGGATTGCAGGGAATGATTGACCCACCTCGCCCTGAAGCGATCGCTGCTGTCCATACTTGTCAGTCTGCCGGAATTAAGGTCAAGATGATTACTGGGGATCATATTGCCACAGCACGGGCAATTGCCCAGCGCATGGGAATTCAAACCGCAGGACAGGTTTTAGCCTTTGAGGGGCAGCAACTCGCACAAATGGATGATCGCCAAATTGCTCAGGCGGTTGAAGATGGCTCGGTGTTTGCTCGGGTTGCTCCTGCCCAAAAGCTACAATTGGTGGAAGCCCTCCAGTCCAAAGGTGAAATCGTTGCCATGACGGGGGATGGGGTGAATGATGCGCCAGCCTTGAAACAAGCGGATATTGGCATTGCGATGGGGAAAGGGGGAACCGAAGTAGCACGGGAGTCGGCGGATATGCTGCTTACCGATGACAATTTCGCCTCGATTGAATCGGCAGTAGAAGAAGGACGCACCGTTTATCAAAATTTGCGGAAAGCGATCGCCTTTCTCTTACCCGTGAATGGCGGGGAATCTATGACAATTCTGATCAGTGCTTTCCTAGCCCGGGATTTACCGATTCTTGCTATCCAAGTGCTGTGGCTGAATATGATCAACTCTCTAACCATGACTGTTCCCCTAGCGTTTGAACCCAAGTCTCCAGGGACAATGCAACAGCCTCCCCGTCGTCCCAATGAACCCTTGCTTACACCGAAGTTATTACGCCGAATTTTAGCCGTTTCTGTGTTTAACTGGATTCTGATTTTTGGCATCTTTGAATGGGCGAAAGCCAACACCGGAGATGTTACTGTTGCCCGTACGATGGCGATTCAAGCTTTGGTCGCTGCGCGGATTATCTACCTGCTGAGTATCAGTCAATTGGGAATTAGCTTGATTAACTACCTGAGTCGCAAGTCTCGAACTATCACCAATGCACCTATTCTCTTGGGCGGAATTGCTGCTGCGGTTGTTCTTCAAGTGGTGTTTAGCCAGTGGGGACTGATGAATGTCCTCTTTGAAACCGCACCCCTAACCTGGAATCAGTGGCTAATTTGTTTATTCCCGATGCTGCCGATGATTCCCATGGCAATCTTGGTTAACCAAATTGACTCACCTTTCCCTCGTCTAAGCCAGCGTAAATGA
- a CDS encoding response regulator, translating into MKSQNSSRKPKILIVDDEPDNLDLLYRTFHREYKVLRAESGPAALEILACEEEVAVIISDQRMPEMTGTEFLSLTAVQYPDIIRIILTGYTDVEDLVEAINTGKVFKFVTKPWQAEELKNVVRQALDTHNVLKVRTEELGRALRRESLLNSVTNTIRNAQYGRFGDSPLRQVLQTIVNTIGHMLEVDICLLRSGSQPLLGYEQSFVYQKAGIPTIEAKILALTVWETEDIEVINDVEAEGGHALSEDEVSPENCWENNHPETQQRREAYQRANIRSSLIVPLIFQLELMAVLALHKCGQPQVWEDDEIQLAVMVADQAALAIAQARSYEQVKALAKREVLVNTITTAIRSTLDPQEIFTAITTQLGQALEVDGCALSLWTESDEYVQCVGLYDATTDSGFSVAEFDMESDDRSQFNQEKSKNNLPEYLKKENRQNLVKSQDFGTKQNARSQLPQSYVPITGNPVLQQLISTQQPVVLQDMESSPEMQGFDLPLRSPTRALLLVPLIVDGKIIGSISLRQNNRARRWSNADIDLAQAVASQAAIAVQQSRLYQKTRSLAERLLELDRQKTEFFQNVSHEFRTPLTLTIGPLEAAANHRQGMPPEQAAIALRNCRRLLRLVNQLLDLQRLDAGRMQASFRPCNLLEFTEQIVETFRPYCQKKDLNLDTNLQSCPRVYLDVEKFDKVLYNLLSNAMKFTEAGGTISVFLEPAGDHVRLQVKDTGIGISPSQIPHLFDRFRQAEGSINRSYEGSGLGLALVKELVNLHGGQVSVESLPGQGSTFTVWLQTGTAHLPLDMVLEVNTEVQAARATVELADLETELLDLETGTEIEQITDEDNLVAENSSLILVVDDNPDLRTYVGGILREAGYRVCTAKNGASGFEVAQMRRPQLIITDLMMPLVSGLELIATIRADEDLKGTPIILLTAKADETSRISGTEQGADAYLSKPFNDRELLAEVRNLLALKENERRVQQLNEYLTEAVLKRFLPRDLVKSAATGKLELDLRPEPRLVTILFSDIVGFTQLSNTLRARRIAQLLNEYLEAMSEAIFANGGTVDKFMGDAIIALFGAPEELPAHEQIRRAIASARAMYSSLEKLNQRWQEQGIVGGEGKPPLVQFRCGIHQGSAVVGMFGSEGRSDYTAIGPAVNIAARLQEATDPDNILVSATVADYLDDREITKCTPLKLKGIDETVLTFSVAINV; encoded by the coding sequence ATGAAATCCCAAAACAGCAGTAGAAAACCGAAAATTTTGATTGTCGATGATGAACCAGACAACCTCGATCTGCTTTATCGGACATTCCATCGAGAATATAAAGTCCTCAGAGCAGAAAGCGGTCCTGCTGCATTAGAAATTCTCGCTTGTGAAGAAGAAGTGGCGGTAATTATTTCTGACCAAAGAATGCCAGAAATGACGGGAACGGAGTTTCTTAGTCTCACCGCCGTCCAATATCCTGATATTATCCGCATTATTTTAACTGGCTATACCGATGTTGAGGATTTGGTTGAGGCGATTAATACAGGTAAAGTATTTAAGTTTGTTACAAAACCTTGGCAAGCTGAGGAACTAAAAAACGTAGTACGTCAAGCTCTAGATACTCACAATGTTTTGAAGGTACGAACTGAAGAGTTAGGTAGGGCGTTGCGTCGGGAGTCTTTACTTAACTCGGTGACAAACACAATTAGAAATGCCCAATATGGACGTTTTGGAGATTCGCCCTTACGCCAAGTTTTACAAACTATTGTGAATACTATTGGTCATATGTTGGAGGTAGACATTTGTTTGTTGCGTTCTGGTTCCCAACCTTTACTTGGTTACGAACAAAGTTTTGTTTATCAAAAAGCGGGAATTCCGACGATAGAAGCCAAAATTCTTGCTCTGACAGTTTGGGAAACTGAAGATATTGAAGTTATTAATGATGTGGAAGCTGAAGGAGGTCATGCTTTATCTGAGGATGAAGTTTCTCCAGAAAACTGTTGGGAAAATAATCACCCGGAAACTCAACAGCGTCGAGAAGCTTATCAACGAGCAAATATTCGCTCGAGTTTGATTGTACCGCTCATATTTCAGCTTGAATTAATGGCTGTTCTGGCTTTGCATAAATGCGGACAACCTCAAGTTTGGGAAGATGATGAAATTCAACTAGCAGTAATGGTAGCCGATCAAGCCGCTTTAGCGATCGCTCAAGCTCGTTCTTATGAGCAAGTTAAAGCTTTGGCGAAACGGGAAGTTTTGGTGAATACAATTACTACAGCGATTCGTTCTACCCTCGACCCCCAGGAAATTTTTACCGCGATTACTACTCAACTCGGACAAGCTTTAGAAGTGGATGGTTGTGCTTTATCGCTGTGGACAGAATCAGATGAATATGTCCAATGTGTAGGTTTGTACGATGCGACTACTGATTCCGGGTTTTCTGTTGCTGAATTTGACATGGAATCTGACGATCGCTCGCAGTTTAACCAAGAGAAGAGCAAAAATAATTTACCTGAGTATTTAAAAAAGGAAAATCGGCAAAATTTAGTTAAGTCTCAAGATTTCGGGACTAAGCAAAATGCCAGATCGCAATTGCCGCAATCTTATGTTCCCATTACTGGCAATCCTGTATTGCAACAATTAATTAGTACCCAACAGCCAGTAGTGTTACAAGATATGGAGTCTTCTCCAGAAATGCAGGGTTTCGATTTGCCTCTGCGATCGCCAACTCGTGCTTTGCTATTAGTACCGCTCATTGTTGATGGCAAGATTATTGGTAGTATTTCCTTACGCCAAAATAATCGCGCTCGACGTTGGAGTAATGCCGATATTGACTTAGCTCAAGCTGTAGCTTCCCAAGCAGCGATCGCTGTCCAACAGTCGCGTCTCTACCAAAAAACTCGCTCTTTAGCCGAACGTTTGTTGGAATTAGACCGTCAAAAAACTGAATTCTTCCAAAATGTTTCCCACGAATTTCGCACTCCCCTCACTTTAACTATCGGTCCTTTGGAAGCCGCCGCTAACCATAGACAAGGAATGCCACCCGAACAAGCCGCGATCGCGCTGCGTAATTGTCGTCGTTTGCTGCGTTTGGTTAATCAATTACTCGATTTGCAACGCCTCGATGCTGGGCGAATGCAAGCAAGTTTTCGCCCTTGCAATCTCTTGGAATTTACCGAGCAAATTGTCGAAACTTTTCGTCCTTACTGTCAGAAAAAAGATTTAAATCTCGACACTAATCTTCAAAGTTGTCCTCGCGTTTATCTGGATGTGGAAAAATTTGATAAAGTTCTCTACAACTTGCTTTCCAACGCGATGAAGTTTACCGAAGCTGGAGGAACAATTTCTGTCTTTCTCGAACCGGCTGGAGATCACGTGCGACTTCAAGTTAAAGATACCGGAATTGGAATTTCACCCAGTCAAATTCCCCATTTATTTGACCGTTTCCGTCAAGCTGAAGGTTCGATTAATCGTTCTTACGAAGGTAGTGGTTTGGGATTAGCTTTAGTCAAAGAATTAGTTAACCTCCACGGTGGACAAGTTTCCGTTGAATCTCTTCCGGGACAAGGTTCTACTTTTACCGTTTGGCTGCAAACCGGAACCGCTCATTTACCACTGGATATGGTATTGGAAGTTAATACCGAAGTGCAAGCGGCTCGTGCAACGGTAGAATTAGCAGATTTGGAAACTGAATTATTGGATCTGGAAACGGGAACTGAAATTGAACAGATTACTGACGAAGATAACTTAGTTGCAGAAAACTCGTCTTTAATTCTCGTGGTTGATGATAATCCCGATTTGCGTACTTATGTCGGGGGAATTCTGCGGGAAGCAGGTTATCGAGTTTGTACCGCTAAAAATGGCGCGAGTGGCTTTGAGGTTGCGCAGATGCGTCGTCCCCAGTTGATTATTACCGATCTCATGATGCCGCTAGTTTCTGGATTAGAACTAATTGCAACAATCCGGGCTGATGAAGATTTGAAGGGAACTCCGATTATTTTACTAACAGCGAAAGCTGATGAAACAAGTCGTATTTCGGGGACGGAGCAAGGTGCAGATGCTTATTTATCTAAACCTTTTAACGATCGCGAGTTATTAGCTGAGGTACGCAATTTACTAGCGCTGAAGGAAAATGAGCGAAGAGTTCAACAACTCAATGAATACCTCACGGAAGCTGTGTTGAAGCGATTTTTGCCTAGAGATCTGGTAAAATCTGCGGCGACTGGGAAACTGGAGTTAGATTTGCGTCCGGAACCTCGTTTGGTGACAATTTTATTTAGCGATATTGTCGGATTTACGCAATTGTCGAATACTTTGCGCGCGCGTCGCATTGCTCAGTTACTCAATGAATATCTTGAAGCGATGAGTGAAGCGATTTTTGCTAATGGCGGTACAGTAGATAAATTTATGGGTGATGCCATTATCGCTTTGTTTGGTGCTCCTGAAGAATTACCAGCCCACGAACAAATCCGACGCGCGATCGCTTCAGCAAGGGCTATGTATTCCTCTCTGGAAAAACTCAATCAACGTTGGCAAGAACAAGGTATTGTTGGAGGTGAAGGTAAACCGCCTTTGGTTCAATTCCGTTGCGGTATTCATCAAGGTAGCGCGGTGGTGGGAATGTTTGGTAGTGAAGGTAGATCTGATTATACGGCGATCGGTCCGGCGGTTAATATTGCTGCGAGACTTCAAGAAGCTACCGATCCAGATAATATTCTCGTTTCTGCTACTGTGGCTGATTACCTTGACGATCGAGAAATTACTAAGTGTACTCCTCTCAAGCTGAAGGGAATCGACGAAACTGTATTAACTTTTTCCGTAGCGATTAATGTTTAG
- a CDS encoding GNAT family N-acetyltransferase, with product MVNSCFSYLKSNEPVAAGSTLKADGLFIRAARQGDLHGLASVLAESFHSQSGSLGWVYPILKLGIYEDLRTRLRSCSPHYLCLVAIATGTDSAKSEQIVGTVEMALRSDSWFDPDSAHLYISNLAVSESYRRQGIARRLLAGCDRTAMEWGFNDLYLHVLENNARARQLYHRCGYRLQQVESSLGTWLFQRPRRLFLHKYLKSTTS from the coding sequence ATGGTGAACTCCTGCTTTTCTTACTTAAAATCTAATGAACCAGTAGCAGCAGGTTCGACACTCAAAGCTGACGGATTATTTATTCGTGCTGCTCGTCAGGGGGATCTCCACGGTCTCGCTTCAGTTTTGGCTGAAAGTTTTCATTCTCAGTCAGGATCGCTGGGTTGGGTTTACCCGATCTTGAAATTGGGAATTTATGAAGACTTACGCACTCGTTTGCGTTCTTGTTCGCCTCATTACCTTTGCTTAGTAGCGATCGCGACGGGAACTGATTCTGCAAAAAGCGAGCAAATTGTCGGCACAGTGGAAATGGCTTTGCGTTCTGATTCTTGGTTTGACCCGGACTCAGCTCATCTATATATTTCTAATTTAGCTGTCTCGGAATCTTATCGCAGACAGGGTATTGCCCGGCGCTTACTCGCTGGCTGCGATCGCACGGCGATGGAATGGGGATTTAACGACCTTTATCTTCATGTACTGGAAAATAATGCTCGCGCAAGGCAACTTTATCATCGCTGTGGTTATCGACTACAGCAAGTTGAATCTAGTTTAGGAACTTGGCTATTTCAGCGCCCTCGCCGTTTGTTTTTACACAAATATCTCAAATCTACTACTTCTTAA
- a CDS encoding histidinol-phosphate transaminase, with translation MFDFIRSDLAQFTAYTPHPGGKVTAPIDRLDTNESPYDLPIELKQKLAEIYQQNILTNRYPDGSHEKIKQVLAEYVNESANLPQIITSDRLSIGNGSDELIRSILIATCLRGEGSILVANPTFSMYEIIAQTLGIPVVTVGRSETNFAIDLATAQASLQQTNNPPIRVIFVVHPNSPTANALTEAELDWLRNLPAQILVVIDEAYFEFSQTSVVGELEKHPNWIILRTFSKAFRLAAHRVGYAIANPELIAILEKVRLPYNLPAPSQAAALLTLENRQLILPAIAKILSERDRLSQALSQNPIFKVWHSDANFIYLRLKNTTTDPHEELKQLTNALKAQGTLIRHTGGGLRITVGTPEENTRTIQRLLGTGDW, from the coding sequence ATGTTCGATTTTATTCGCTCAGATTTAGCTCAATTTACTGCTTATACTCCTCATCCAGGTGGAAAAGTTACAGCACCAATCGATCGACTTGATACTAATGAAAGTCCTTACGATTTGCCAATTGAGTTAAAGCAGAAATTGGCAGAAATTTATCAGCAAAATATATTGACAAATCGCTATCCAGATGGTAGTCATGAAAAGATTAAACAAGTTTTGGCTGAATATGTGAATGAATCAGCTAATTTGCCTCAGATAATTACCAGCGATCGCCTTTCGATTGGTAACGGATCTGATGAATTAATTCGCTCAATTTTGATTGCTACTTGTTTACGCGGTGAAGGCTCGATTTTGGTGGCTAATCCGACTTTTTCCATGTACGAGATTATCGCCCAAACTCTCGGAATTCCAGTGGTGACAGTAGGACGTTCAGAAACTAATTTTGCCATTGATTTAGCGACAGCACAAGCGAGTCTCCAGCAAACAAATAATCCACCAATTCGAGTTATATTTGTTGTTCATCCTAACTCACCCACAGCTAATGCTCTCACCGAAGCAGAATTAGATTGGTTACGCAATTTACCCGCACAAATTTTAGTAGTTATCGACGAAGCTTATTTTGAATTCAGTCAAACTTCGGTGGTAGGAGAATTAGAAAAACATCCCAATTGGATTATTTTGCGAACATTTTCCAAAGCATTTCGATTAGCCGCACATCGAGTCGGTTACGCGATCGCCAATCCAGAATTAATCGCTATCCTGGAGAAAGTTCGCCTTCCTTACAATTTGCCAGCTCCCTCCCAAGCCGCAGCTTTACTGACACTCGAAAATCGCCAGTTAATTTTACCAGCGATCGCCAAAATCCTCAGCGAACGAGACAGATTATCTCAAGCTTTATCTCAAAATCCGATCTTCAAAGTTTGGCACAGCGACGCTAACTTTATCTATCTACGACTCAAAAATACCACTACCGATCCCCACGAAGAACTGAAACAACTAACCAACGCTCTCAAAGCCCAAGGAACATTAATTCGGCATACAGGTGGAGGTTTAAGAATTACTGTTGGGACTCCCGAAGAAAATACCCGCACCATCCAAAGATTATTGGGGACTGGTGACTGGTGA
- a CDS encoding metallophosphoesterase, which yields MPSIWSGPLSVERITVAIADLSPSLQGTKIVHLSDLHYDDGLSETLLAETIEISNQENPDLILLTGDYVTDDPTPINSLVLRLKHLESKLGIFACLGNHDLYFLHSKALVTQALTRVGIQVLWNEIAYPLGEHLPIVGLADFWSRQFRPEPVFSKLDPNTPRIVLSHNPDTAEILQKWRVDLQLSGHSHGGQVVIPGFGSAAQLIQPMRKITPQPLQLFIPYLRQCSRVMRHWEWAQGFHRIGNNQLYVNRGLGTYFPGRFFCPPEVTIITLITQH from the coding sequence ATGCCGTCGATCTGGTCTGGACCATTAAGTGTAGAAAGGATTACAGTAGCGATCGCCGATCTCTCACCATCCTTACAAGGTACGAAAATCGTTCATCTGTCAGATTTACACTACGATGATGGACTTTCCGAAACCCTTCTCGCAGAAACTATCGAAATCTCTAACCAAGAAAACCCTGACTTAATCTTACTTACCGGAGATTACGTCACTGACGATCCTACACCCATCAACAGCTTAGTATTGCGGTTGAAACACCTAGAAAGTAAGTTAGGTATTTTCGCTTGCTTGGGAAACCACGATCTCTACTTTTTGCATTCTAAAGCTTTAGTCACTCAAGCTCTAACTCGCGTTGGTATCCAAGTATTATGGAATGAAATTGCTTATCCTCTCGGAGAACATTTACCTATTGTTGGACTTGCTGATTTTTGGTCGCGACAGTTTCGTCCGGAACCAGTCTTTAGTAAACTAGATCCCAATACTCCTCGAATTGTTTTGTCTCACAATCCCGATACAGCAGAAATCCTCCAAAAATGGCGAGTCGATTTACAACTTTCGGGTCATTCTCATGGGGGACAGGTAGTAATTCCTGGATTTGGATCGGCAGCCCAATTAATCCAACCAATGCGAAAAATTACACCTCAACCATTACAATTATTTATTCCTTATTTGCGTCAATGTTCTAGAGTTATGAGACACTGGGAATGGGCGCAAGGATTTCATCGCATCGGGAATAATCAACTTTACGTTAATCGTGGTTTGGGAACTTATTTCCCGGGACGCTTTTTTTGTCCGCCAGAGGTGACAATTATTACTCTGATAACTCAACATTAA
- a CDS encoding dihydrolipoyl dehydrogenase family protein, with protein MAVDYDVVVIGGGSGGLVIAAVAAQLNAKVALVEKDRLGGDCLWYGCVPSKSLIHASRIAYDVKNSSRFGIYTNPPEIKFAEAIDHVQNAIAAIQPHDSPERFENLGVEVIFGSGKFINKSTFEVNSRQLQARAFVIATGSRPAIPPIKGIKEAGYLTNEQVFTLPKKPESLAVIGSGPIGCELGQAFHRLGSQVTIISSSSHILPKEEPDAAIVVEKQLESEGIRLLRNIRAERVEVIDGKKYIDAGTQKIIVEEILVATGRTPNIDTLNLEVAGVEFGKKGIKVNQKLQTSNKRIYACGDVIGGYQFTHVASHEAVVVLKNALFFPFNKVDYRVIPWATFTEPELARVGLTEKQAQARYNDVHILKQDFANVDRAQAEAATHGFAKIICRSNGEILGAHIVGKSAGELIHEVVLAMSHKLKVSALSGIHVYPTLSEVNSKAALQLSKQKYAQKQWQQNLFKKFFDFRRSL; from the coding sequence ATGGCAGTTGATTACGATGTGGTAGTAATTGGTGGTGGTTCTGGTGGTTTAGTCATTGCGGCGGTAGCGGCACAACTTAACGCCAAAGTCGCTTTAGTAGAAAAAGATCGGCTGGGAGGTGACTGTCTTTGGTACGGTTGTGTACCTTCTAAATCTTTAATTCACGCTTCCCGTATCGCCTACGATGTTAAAAATAGTTCGCGTTTTGGGATTTATACTAACCCGCCAGAAATTAAATTCGCCGAAGCAATCGACCACGTTCAAAACGCGATCGCTGCCATTCAACCTCACGACTCGCCAGAAAGATTTGAGAATCTTGGCGTTGAAGTTATCTTCGGTTCTGGTAAATTCATCAACAAATCTACCTTTGAAGTTAACTCCCGTCAATTGCAAGCCCGCGCTTTTGTTATTGCTACAGGTTCTCGTCCCGCTATTCCACCAATTAAAGGTATCAAAGAAGCAGGTTATTTAACTAACGAACAAGTCTTTACCCTCCCCAAAAAACCCGAATCTTTAGCTGTTATTGGTAGCGGTCCCATTGGTTGCGAACTCGGACAAGCTTTTCATCGTTTGGGGTCACAAGTAACCATTATTTCTAGCAGTTCTCATATTTTACCAAAAGAAGAACCTGATGCAGCAATAGTAGTTGAAAAACAGTTAGAATCTGAAGGTATTCGTCTGCTGAGAAATATCCGCGCCGAACGAGTAGAAGTTATCGATGGGAAAAAATATATTGACGCAGGAACTCAGAAAATAATTGTTGAGGAAATTTTAGTTGCTACAGGACGAACGCCCAACATTGATACTCTCAACTTAGAAGTTGCTGGCGTAGAATTTGGCAAAAAAGGGATTAAAGTTAACCAAAAACTGCAAACAAGTAATAAACGAATTTATGCTTGTGGCGATGTAATCGGCGGTTATCAATTTACTCACGTCGCCAGTCATGAAGCCGTCGTTGTCTTAAAAAATGCTTTATTTTTTCCCTTTAATAAAGTTGACTATCGCGTAATTCCTTGGGCAACTTTTACCGAACCAGAGTTAGCCCGCGTTGGTTTAACTGAAAAACAAGCTCAAGCAAGATATAATGATGTTCATATTCTTAAACAAGACTTTGCTAATGTCGATCGCGCCCAAGCCGAAGCTGCAACTCATGGTTTTGCCAAAATAATTTGTCGCAGTAACGGTGAAATTCTCGGCGCACATATTGTCGGTAAATCCGCAGGGGAATTAATTCACGAAGTTGTTTTAGCAATGTCCCATAAACTGAAAGTTTCTGCCCTTTCAGGTATTCACGTTTATCCGACTTTATCGGAGGTTAATAGTAAAGCAGCCTTGCAACTTTCCAAACAAAAATACGCCCAAAAACAGTGGCAACAAAATCTGTTTAAAAAGTTTTTCGATTTCCGGCGATCGCTTTAA